The following nucleotide sequence is from Acidobacteriota bacterium.
GTCGAGGTAGCGCAGGAAATACCACGAGGAGTCGACGAAGGTGTCCATCGTGTCGGTCTCGCGCCGCGCGGCGCCGCCGCACCGCGGACACGAGGTGTTCACGAACGAGTCCACCCTCGCCAGGGGGCTCCCCTCGAGTCCCTTCCAGTCCTCGATCGGGGGCAGAATGACGGGCAGATCCTCGTCCGGGACCGGGACGATGCCGCAGCCGTCGCAGTAGACCACCGGGATGGGGGTTCCCCAGTACCGCTGCCGCGAAACGCCCCAGTCCTTGAGCCGGTACTGCACCTCCGGCCGCCCGAAGCCCCTCTCGGCGGCGAAGGCCGCCATTCGCCGCCTCGCTTCCGCCGAGGGGAGCCCCGAGAACGGCCCGGAGCGCTCCACGATGCCGTCCTCCTCGTAGGCGCTCTCCATCGCTTCCGGATCGGGGAGCGCGCCGTCCGCGGGCCGCACGATCGGCCGGATGGGAAGGCCGTACTTGCGCGCGAACTCGTAGTCGCGCTGGTCGTGCGCCGGCTGGGCGAAGACCGCCCCCGTGCCGAAGTCCATCAGCACGAAGTTCGCCACCCAGATCGGCACCCGTTCGCCGTTGAACGGGTTGATGGCATGGCGCCCCGTGAAGACTCCCGTCTTCTCCCGGTCCTCCGCGGCGACCGCGTGGGGGCGCCGCCGCTCGTTCTCGACGAAGGCGCGAACCGCATCCTCCTGGTCGGTTCCCCGGGCGAGGTCGAGGACCGCGGGATGCTCGGCGGCCAGGAACAGCGCCGAGCAGCCGTACACCGTGTCCACGCGGGTGGTGAACACCTCGATCTCCCGCTCCTCCTCCCCCTCCACCCGGAACGCGAAGCGGCAGCCCTCCGATCGGCCGATCCAGTGCCGCTGCATCGCGATCACGCGCTCCGGCCAGCGTCCCTCGAGCTCATCGAGACCGGCGAGGAGCCGCTCCGCGTAACGGGTGGTGCGGATGAACCACTGCTCCAGCTCCACCACGGAGACCGGGGTGTCCTCGTGACGCCAACAGCACCCGGCGGGGGTGACCTGCTCGTTGGCGAGAACGGTGTCGCAGCGCGAGCACCAGTTCAGCGCCCTCCGCGCGCGGTAGGCCAGATCCCGCTCGAGCATGCGAAGGAAGAACCACTGGTTCCATCGGTAGTACTCGGGATGGCAGGTCGCGATCTCGCGGCGCCAGTCGTAGCTGAACCCGATCCGCTGGAGCTGGCGCCGCATCTGTGCGATGTTGCGCTCGGTCCACTCCGCCGGAGGAACGCCGTGCTTGATCGCGGCGTTTTCGGCTGGAAGGCCCATCGCGTCCCAGCCGATCGCGTGCAGGACGTTCCGTCCCCGCATCCGCTGGAACCACGCGACCGCATCGCCGATCGAGTAGTTCCGGACATGCCCCATGTGCAGTTGTCCGGACGGATAGGGAAGCATCTCGAGGCAGTAGAACTTCTTCCGGCTCGGGTCGGGATCGACCTCGAAGACGCGCTCCCGGCGCCAGCGTTCCTGCCAGCGAAGCTCGACCTCTCTGGGGTCGTAGGCCATCCCTGCCTCCACCCGGGGGCCCCGCCGGTCAGCCCCGCGTCAGCTCGCCCGCCTCCAGCCGGCGGCGAATTCCGTCGAGAACCCCGTTCACGAACGCCCCGGACTCCTCGCCCCCGTACAGCTTGGCCAGTTCGACCGCCTCGTCCAGGATCACCGCCGCCGGGGTCTCGCGCTCCTCGAGCAGTTCGAACAGGGCGAGCCTCAAGACGTTCCGGTCCACCACCGCCATCCGCTCCAGCCGCCAATGGGCCGAACCGGCGCGCAGCAGGGCGTCGAGCTCGTCCCGCCGTTCGTCCACCCCCCGGAACAGCCGCTCGGCGAACCGCCTCGCCTCCGGCTCCAGCGGCCGGTCGGAAAGTCCCCCGTTCAGATAGGCGCGCAGCACCGCCTCGGCCGGCTCTCCGGAGAGCTCGGCCTGGTACAGCATCCTCAGAGCCGCTTCGCGGCCGCGGCGGCGGGCTCCCACGGTTCCCTCGGTATCAGCCGGACCGGATCCGGCGGAACAGGCGCGCCATCTCGATCGCCGTCATCGCCGCGTCGAATCCCTTGTTGCCCGCCTTTCCCCCGGCCCGGTCGAGCGCCTGCTCCCCCGTGTCGCAGGTGAGAACGGCGTTGGCGACCGGCAGCCCCGTGTCGGCCGCGAGTCGTTCGAGCCCCCGGGTGACGGCGGCGGCGAGGTGGTCGAAGTGGGGCGTCTCCCCTCGCACCAGCGCTCCCAGGGCGATCAGTGCGTCGGGGCGCGGCTCCCGGCCCGCCAGCCAGCGCAGCGCCAACGGGATCTCGAACGCTCCGGGAACGCGCACCACCGTGACGTCGCCGTCCTCCACGCCGTGCCGCTCGAGAGCGTCCCGGGCGCCCGACAGGAGGGCGCTCCCGACGCGCTCATTGAACCGCGACACGGCGATCGCGAACCGGAGCCCCTTGGCGTCGAAACTCCCGGCGAGTTCCCGCACCGGCGCCCTCTCCTTCGCGACGGCCGGCCGATCGGCATCGACCGAGCCGCGAAAACCTTTGCAGAACTATGAGTTGGCCAATCTACCACCCGCGCTGGAACGCGTCCACCGGGGTCACGCGGACTCCCCTGCCCCTCCGAGGACACGGGAGAGGATCGGGGCGAGCCGGTCCCTCACGCGCGCGTCGATCGCGGACACCGGCGTGATGATCGCGCCGTCGAGGGCGCGCCGGCAGCTGCACCCGGAGGAGGGCAGCCGCTCCGCCAGCTCCGCCACCGCCCGGCGCGCCCGCTCGGCGTTCCGGTGCAGGCGCTCGACCACCGCATCGACGGTCACCGGCGGCTCGTCCGTTTTCCAGCAGTCGTAGTCGGTGACGAGGGCGAGCGTCGCGTAGCAGATCTCCGCCTCGCGCGCGAGCCGCGCCTCTTGCAGGTTCGTCATGCCGATCACCGACGCGCCCCATGACCGGTACAGCTCCGACTCGGCACGCGTCGAGAACTGGGGACCCTCCATGCACAGGTACACGCCTCCCCGGTGGACCCTCGCCCCCGCGGCCTCCGCGGCGTCGGCGGCCGCCCGGGCGAGCGCCGGGCAAACGGGATCCGAAAGCGACACGTGCGCCGCGATCCCCTCGCCGAAGAAGGTGTCCGCCCGGTGGCGCGTCCGGTCGATGAACTGGTCCGGAACGACGACGTCGAGAGGGCGGATCTCCTCTCTGAGCGAACCCACCGCCGAAGCGGAAAGGATCGCCTCCACCCCCAGCGACTTCATGGCGTAGATGTTGGCGCGGAAGTTGATTTCCGTGGGAAGCAGGCGGTGCGTCCGCCCGTGCCGCGCCAGGAAGGCCACCTCGATCCCCCGGAGCCGTCCGAGAACGATCGCGTCGCTGGGCCGCCCGAAGGGCGTCTCGAGCTCCACCTCGCGCCGGTCTTCGAGCTCCTCGAACGCGTAAAGCCCGCTTCCTCCCAGCACGCCGAGACGAGCGCCCCCGCTCACGGCTCGCCTCCTCCGCGGCGCCGTTTCGGCGGCGGCTCCACCGTTTCCGGGTGCTTCTGGCGTCGGATCGCCTCCTTCTGCTTGGCCACCTTCTCCGTCAGGTCGAAGGCGAGGGCCGACACGCCGGCCGGATCGACGATTTGCCGGGACCGGAGCATTCCGAGCCGGAGCGCCAGGCTCGGCTCGCCCGTGATCGACAGTCCGACGCGGAGCAGTTCCTCCCGGTCGTCCGGCAGCCTCCAGGTGTGCACCAGCACGAAGGGGTAACCGACCCCGAGCGCGGCCCGGCGCAGCGCATCGGCCCGCGCGCGGGGCCCGGGATCGACCACGTGGGCGAACATGGCCGGCTGAAGGTACTCGTAGGCAGCCAGCGCGAACGCCGGCATGTCGCGGTGCTCGCGCACGCGATCACCGGCGAAGGCGCGGAGGATCTCCCGCGCGCCGTCGCGATAGATCTTGCTGCCGTTGTGGTAGAAGATCCGCACCAGCGCCCGGGCCATCTCCGCGTTCGGCCGCAAGGGGAACAGAGGCGTCCGCAGCGGTCCCGGGGCGCGGGGATCGGTGAGGGTGTCGGCCAGCGCCCCCGTCCCGTCGGCCTTCAGGTTGCTCAGCGCCACCCGGGCCACGTCCCGCGCCGCGTCGAGCCAGCGCGCCTCGCCGGAGACCTCGTACGCGGAGACGAAGGCCCAGGCGGCTCCCGCGAGGTCGTCGAGGACCAGGAGGCTCGGAGGCACGGCGGCCCCGCCGACGACCGCCCGGGCCACGCCCCGGCCCTTCCTGTAGCGGTGCTCGAGCAGGAACCGGGCGGCATCGAGACCGCGCTTGACGAGCCCTTCGTCGCCGAACGCCGCACCGGCACGGATCAGGGCCGCCGCGGCCAGGCCGTTCGGCCCGGAAAGGACCGTCTCGTCGCGCCCCTCGGGGCAGGCCGGGCACAGGGCCGCCGCGAAGGCCCCCTGCGGCATCCCGAACTTCTCCGCGAGCAGGCGGCCGAGCGCGAGGCCGCGGTCGCGATAAACCCGTCGTCCCGTGACGCGGTAGGCCAACGCCAAGGTCTCGAGCAGCCGCGCGTTCCGGTCGAGCAGCTTCTCCTTCTGGGGATTCTCCCAGTCCAGCCCGAGGGCCATCCGGTACATCCCGCCGTCTTCGTCGACGAGGTGCTCCAGCAGCGTGTCCAGCGCCGCGAGCGCCATCTCGCGGTAGGGCTGTTCGACCTCGGCGGAGACCTTGAGCATGAACGACACGAGGTCGGTCTCCGGCAGGCGCGGTGGCCCGCCGAAGTAGCGGTGTTCGCGGTCGAACTGGCCCTTGAGGTGATCGCGGAGCGACCAGACGAGGGCGTCCTCGAGGGGACCGCCCTCCGGCACGGCCCCCTTCGCGGCGGCCGCGGCGCGTTCCCGGGCGAGCGAAACCGCCTCCTCGCGGCGCGTGCGGTAGAAGGCCCAGGCCTCCGAAAGCAGGCTGGCGAGCCTCTCCGCGGGCATCGGACCGAAGGCCAGGCGCTGCGGCGGCTTGTCTTGCGGCTCGTAGTAGAGCGGGTCGCCGTTCGGCAGCAGGAGCGTCGCCGCCGGCCACCCCGGCGCCGGATAGCGGCGCGCCAACTCCGGACGGAGGTCGGCGCGCTCACGGACCGTCACGTAACCCTCCGCCAGCGCGGCGCGCACTCGGGGGTCGCCCCAGAGGGTCCGTTCGGCCTCGGCGGGCGCGGGCGACCAGGGCACGTCGAGAACGAGCAGGATCAGGCGGTCTTCCGCGAGCGCACGCCGGAACGCGGGCGGGGCGAAGGGAAGCCACCGCACCGCCGCCGGCTCGTCCCGCGGGGCCTCCTGGGGGGCCGCCGGCGCGGCGGCCGCGGCAGCCGCCGCCAGCGCGGCGGCGAGCCCAAGAAGGATCCGCAGCCGTCTTCGCATCGGCATCTCCTCCTCCTGCCGCCGGATCAGCCGGCGGGGGGCATCGCGATCGTCACCGTGACCCGAGTCGATCCCACGCGGATCTCGTCCCCGTCCTGCAGCTCGACGGCGCTGACGCGCTGTCCGTTCACGTAGGTTCCGTTGGTCGAGCCGAGATCCTTCAGCAGCACGCAATTTCCCCCGTAGACCTCGAGGCTCGCGTGCCGTCGCGAGACCTTGCGGTCCTTGAGGGAGATGTCGACCGCACCCCGCCCGATCAGGACACGGGAGCGCGTCACGGGGAAGCTCGCGCCGGAGTCCGGACCCTCGACGACGTCGAGAACGATTTCCCAGCCGCCCGGGAGCGGAACCCGGGCGAGCTCCTCGCCGGCCGGTTCGGGCGTGGCCACGCGACCGGCCGCAGGCTTCGCCGCGACCATCACCGTCTTGGCGCGGCCGGAGCCCCGGGTGGCGCACTCCCCGCGGCACCCCTCCGGGCCGAGCGGTCCGCCGCACTTCGGGCATCGCCGCTCCCGCGTCATGGTTCGCCCCCCGATCTTCCGAACGACGCGCGCAGGGAGCGGCCCGTCCGCTCGCGGAAGCGGCGTTCGAAGGAGCCGAGGGCCGGCTGGTCCCGATCGGCGAGAAGCCGTTCCAGCCGCCCCATCGGCACGAACTGCAGGGTGGGTGCCAGCGGCCCGTTCCCGCCCCGCCGCCACTGCGCGACCCAATCCTCCCACGCGTCCACCGGGATGGCGTCCAGCACCACACCGGTCTCGTCGAGGCGGCAAAGGATCCCCAGCAACCGCTCCCTCGGTTCCTTGAGGCAGGCCACCACCACGTCGCCGACCGCCACCGCCGGGAGGCGGTCCGAATCGCCGCGATCCGGACGCTCGGAGAGTTCGATCAGGACCCCGCCGGTGTCCTTCGGGTGGAGGAACGCCACCCGGGCGCCGCGCGCCCCGTCGCGCACTCCCCCGATGGGAACGATCCCCGCATCGGACAGCCTGGCCGCCATCGCCTCGATGTCGCCCACTCCCAGGCAGACGTGGTGCAGCCCCTCGCCCCGGCGGCTCAGATGACGCCCCACCGGGGTGTCCTCGCCGAGCGGCTCGAGCAGCTCCACGTGGAGGCCTCCGGACTCGAGGAACCAGGTGCGCACGCCCTCCTCCGGGACCTCCTCGACGCGCTCGAGGGCCAGCCCGAGGAGCTCCGACCAGAACCGGCTCCTCCGCGCCGGGTCCCGGACGGCCACCCCGATGTGGTCGAGCCCGTTCACGCGCACTCCTCCCACCTCAGCGCTCCTTCGTCCGCGTCCCGCTGCCGATCAACTCGCTCACGGCTGCGTAGGGATCCACCTCGCGGGCCGCCAGACGCCCGACCAGCCGCTCCCAGCCTTCGGCCCCGATGCCCTCGCGGATCGCCCGGCGCAGCAGTTCCTGCTCGGCGAGGTCCTTCAGCCGCTGTTCCGCGCGGCGCCGGCGGCGAGCGGCCCTTCCGCCGTCGGCCTCCAGCCTCGCGACGTGACGGTCGATCGCCCGGACCAGCTCGGGAACGCCTTCGCCTCTGATCGCCACGGTCTTCAGGATCGGGGGCTTCTCCGTCCGGTCCTCGACCAGGCTCAGCATCTGCTGCATCTCCGAGACCAGCTTATCAGCCCCCTCCCGGTCGGCCTTGTTCACGACGAACAGGTCGGCGATCTCGAGGATCCCGGCCTTGATCGCCTGGATATCGTCGCCCATCCCGGGCACGAGGACGACGACGACCGCGTCGGCGACACCTGCGATGTCGATCTCGTCCTG
It contains:
- a CDS encoding leucine--tRNA ligase — translated: MAYDPREVELRWQERWRRERVFEVDPDPSRKKFYCLEMLPYPSGQLHMGHVRNYSIGDAVAWFQRMRGRNVLHAIGWDAMGLPAENAAIKHGVPPAEWTERNIAQMRRQLQRIGFSYDWRREIATCHPEYYRWNQWFFLRMLERDLAYRARRALNWCSRCDTVLANEQVTPAGCCWRHEDTPVSVVELEQWFIRTTRYAERLLAGLDELEGRWPERVIAMQRHWIGRSEGCRFAFRVEGEEEREIEVFTTRVDTVYGCSALFLAAEHPAVLDLARGTDQEDAVRAFVENERRRPHAVAAEDREKTGVFTGRHAINPFNGERVPIWVANFVLMDFGTGAVFAQPAHDQRDYEFARKYGLPIRPIVRPADGALPDPEAMESAYEEDGIVERSGPFSGLPSAEARRRMAAFAAERGFGRPEVQYRLKDWGVSRQRYWGTPIPVVYCDGCGIVPVPDEDLPVILPPIEDWKGLEGSPLARVDSFVNTSCPRCGGAARRETDTMDTFVDSSWYFLRYLDPRNDRQPFDPAVAKAFMPVDLYIGGVEHAVGHLIYCRFWTMMLADLGLLEVQEPAVRLFTQGMVNAPSYRCEVHDYIAPAEVRRKGGDPCCPHCGRAVEVRVEKMSKSKLNSVTPDELIERYGADAMRLFSLFGGPPVKDLEWSEQGIEGTFRFAQRVARAYERLAPLVEGLPPVPEDPAAVAADPDADRLRRKTHRTIVRVTRDIEEELQLNTAVAALMELVNEIYRVTEGRRVERSSPLAAALAEALHVLARLLAPFAPHLAEEMNARIGGRDLLARARWPEADPALLVEETVTLPVQVNGKLRGQVSVPRGAGEAEVVEAVKAAESLARHLEGRTIRRVVLVPDRLVNLVVSG
- the nusB gene encoding transcription antitermination factor NusB yields the protein MGARRRGREAALRMLYQAELSGEPAEAVLRAYLNGGLSDRPLEPEARRFAERLFRGVDERRDELDALLRAGSAHWRLERMAVVDRNVLRLALFELLEERETPAAVILDEAVELAKLYGGEESGAFVNGVLDGIRRRLEAGELTRG
- a CDS encoding 6,7-dimethyl-8-ribityllumazine synthase → MRELAGSFDAKGLRFAIAVSRFNERVGSALLSGARDALERHGVEDGDVTVVRVPGAFEIPLALRWLAGREPRPDALIALGALVRGETPHFDHLAAAVTRGLERLAADTGLPVANAVLTCDTGEQALDRAGGKAGNKGFDAAMTAIEMARLFRRIRSG
- the mtnP gene encoding S-methyl-5'-thioadenosine phosphorylase → MSGGARLGVLGGSGLYAFEELEDRREVELETPFGRPSDAIVLGRLRGIEVAFLARHGRTHRLLPTEINFRANIYAMKSLGVEAILSASAVGSLREEIRPLDVVVPDQFIDRTRHRADTFFGEGIAAHVSLSDPVCPALARAAADAAEAAGARVHRGGVYLCMEGPQFSTRAESELYRSWGASVIGMTNLQEARLAREAEICYATLALVTDYDCWKTDEPPVTVDAVVERLHRNAERARRAVAELAERLPSSGCSCRRALDGAIITPVSAIDARVRDRLAPILSRVLGGAGESA
- a CDS encoding thioredoxin domain-containing protein, with protein sequence MPMRRRLRILLGLAAALAAAAAAAAPAAPQEAPRDEPAAVRWLPFAPPAFRRALAEDRLILLVLDVPWSPAPAEAERTLWGDPRVRAALAEGYVTVRERADLRPELARRYPAPGWPAATLLLPNGDPLYYEPQDKPPQRLAFGPMPAERLASLLSEAWAFYRTRREEAVSLARERAAAAAKGAVPEGGPLEDALVWSLRDHLKGQFDREHRYFGGPPRLPETDLVSFMLKVSAEVEQPYREMALAALDTLLEHLVDEDGGMYRMALGLDWENPQKEKLLDRNARLLETLALAYRVTGRRVYRDRGLALGRLLAEKFGMPQGAFAAALCPACPEGRDETVLSGPNGLAAAALIRAGAAFGDEGLVKRGLDAARFLLEHRYRKGRGVARAVVGGAAVPPSLLVLDDLAGAAWAFVSAYEVSGEARWLDAARDVARVALSNLKADGTGALADTLTDPRAPGPLRTPLFPLRPNAEMARALVRIFYHNGSKIYRDGAREILRAFAGDRVREHRDMPAFALAAYEYLQPAMFAHVVDPGPRARADALRRAALGVGYPFVLVHTWRLPDDREELLRVGLSITGEPSLALRLGMLRSRQIVDPAGVSALAFDLTEKVAKQKEAIRRQKHPETVEPPPKRRRGGGEP
- a CDS encoding FHA domain-containing protein, with amino-acid sequence MTRERRCPKCGGPLGPEGCRGECATRGSGRAKTVMVAAKPAAGRVATPEPAGEELARVPLPGGWEIVLDVVEGPDSGASFPVTRSRVLIGRGAVDISLKDRKVSRRHASLEVYGGNCVLLKDLGSTNGTYVNGQRVSAVELQDGDEIRVGSTRVTVTIAMPPAG
- the mce gene encoding methylmalonyl-CoA epimerase, with amino-acid sequence MNGLDHIGVAVRDPARRSRFWSELLGLALERVEEVPEEGVRTWFLESGGLHVELLEPLGEDTPVGRHLSRRGEGLHHVCLGVGDIEAMAARLSDAGIVPIGGVRDGARGARVAFLHPKDTGGVLIELSERPDRGDSDRLPAVAVGDVVVACLKEPRERLLGILCRLDETGVVLDAIPVDAWEDWVAQWRRGGNGPLAPTLQFVPMGRLERLLADRDQPALGSFERRFRERTGRSLRASFGRSGGEP
- the meaB gene encoding methylmalonyl Co-A mutase-associated GTPase MeaB, whose product is MMDARSLAEGVLAGEPRALARAITLAESGHESVADLSERIYPHTGRAVTVGVTGFPGAGKSSLVDQLVGEYRRRGSKVGVVAVDPSSAFSGGAILGDRVRMMRHSGDPGVFIRSMATRGHLGGLARASGDAIDLLDAAGYDVVLIETLGVGQDEIDIAGVADAVVVVLVPGMGDDIQAIKAGILEIADLFVVNKADREGADKLVSEMQQMLSLVEDRTEKPPILKTVAIRGEGVPELVRAIDRHVARLEADGGRAARRRRRAEQRLKDLAEQELLRRAIREGIGAEGWERLVGRLAAREVDPYAAVSELIGSGTRTKER